The nucleotide window CGGCCCTGGCCGTCACCGACACGACCTTCCGCGATGCTCACCAGTCGCTGTTGGCCACCCGTGTGCGCACCAAGGACCTCGTCGCCGTCGCCCCGCACGTCGCGAGACTCACGCCGGAGCTGCTCTCCGTCGAGGCCTGGGGCGGTGCCACGTATGACGTGGCGCTGCGCTTCCTCGGCGAAGACCCGTGGGAGCGCCTGAGCGCCCTGCGCGAGGCCTTGCCGAACATCAACATCCAGATGCTGCTGCGCGGCCGCAACACGGTGGGCTACACCCCGTACCCCACCGAGGTGACGGATGCCTTCGTCCGCGAGGCCAGCGACACCGGTGTCGACATCTTCCGCATCTTCGACGCCCTCAACGACGTCAACCAGATGCGCCCGGCCATCGACGCGGTGCTCAACACGGGCACGAGCGTCGCCGAGGTCGCGGTCTGCTACACGGGTGATCTGCTCGACCCGGCGGAGAACCTCTACACGCTCGACTACTACCTGCGCCTCGCCGACCAGATCGTGGCCTCCGGCGCGCACATCCTGGCCATCAAGGACATGGCCGGGCTGCTGCGCCCGGCCGCTGCCGAGAAGCTCGTCACCGCGTTCAGGGAACGCTTCGACCTGCCGGTGCACGTGCACACCCACGACACCCCGGGTGGCCAGCTCGCGACCCTGTTGGCGGCCTCCCGCGCCGGCGCAGACGCCGTCGACGTGGCCAGCGCGCCGATGGGTGGCACCACCAGCCAGCCGTCCGCGTCCTCGCTCGTCGCCGCCCTCGCGCACACCGAGCGCGACACCGGAATCTCCCTGCAGAACGTCTGCGACCTCGAGCCGTACTGGGAAGACGTGCGCCGGGTCTACCACCCCTTCGAATCCGGCTTGCGCGCTCCGACGGGTCGCGTGTACAAGCACGAGATCCCCGGCGGCCAGCTGTCCAACCTGCGCACCCAGGCGGTGGCGCTGGGTCTCGCCGACGACTTCGAGCTGATCGAAGACATGTACGCGGCGGCCAACGGCATCCTGGGCCGCGTGCCCAAGGTGACCCCGTCGTCCAAGGTCGTCGGTGACCTGGCGCTCTACCTCGCCGCGGTGAACGCGGACCCCGCCGACTTCGAGGCCAACCCGGCCAAGTACGACGTGCCGGATTCCGTGGTGGGCTTCATGGCCGGCGAGCTGGGCGACCTGCCCGGCGGCTGGCCGGAGCCCTTCCGCAGCAAGGTGCTCGAGGGACGTAACGTTCGGGTGAGCACCACAGAGCTCACCGAAGAGGAGCGCACGGCGTTGGGCGCCGACAGCGCCACCCGCCGCGCCATGCTCAACCAGCTGCTCTTCCCCGCGCCCACCCGGCACTTCCAGCAGATCCGCGAGCTGTTCGGCGACCTCTCCGTGGTCGACACCGTGGACTACCTCTACGGCCTGCGCCAGGGCACAGAGCACTCGGTCGAGATCGACAAGGGTGTGCGGTTGTACGTCGGACTCGAAGCGATCGGCGAGGCCGACGACAAGGGCATGCGCACGGTCATGACCATCCTCAACGGGCAACTGCGTCCGGTCTTCGTGCGTGACCGCAGCATCGCCGTGGTCACGAAGGCGGCCGAGAAGGCGGATGCCAACCAGCCCGGCCAGGTTGCCGCCCCGTTCTCCGGAGTGGTCACCCTGCAGGTTGCCGACGGCGACCATGTCGCGGCCGGACAGAGCGTTGCATCGATCGAGGCCATGAAGATGGAAGCGGCCATCACCTCGCCCATCGCGGGGGTCGTGGAACGTGTAGCGATCCCCACCACCCAGCAGGTCGACGCCGGTGACCTGCTCGTGGTGGTGCGTCCGCGCTAGGCTGAGGGCTGATTTATGGCCCGCGATGCGTGGGCCAGACCCGACCGAGGAGTCTGCTGTGTCAGATGAACGTACAGACGACGCCGTTCCGCACGACGAAGGTGACGGCCAGCTGGCCCCGGCCCCGATGAGGGCCGGGGCCGGCGCGGGCCCCGACCGGAGCGGCGAACACGACGGCGTCGTCTACGACGCGGTCGAGTACCACAGCGAACTGCCGCCGCACACCTATGACAACCTCGCGTCCGCCCTGCCGGAGAGCTTCGGCGCGCCGCAGGTCGATGCCGGCCTCACCCGCCCGGCCTCGGCACGCGCGGCCCGCCCGGCCGGCGCCGGCTCGGCTGCCGCTGTGCCCAGCGCCGCCCACCCGGGCACCCACACCATCGAGATCCTCACCCCGCAACGCATCCGTGAGGCCACCCCTGTGCAGGCCGGTACGGTGCCGGCCGGTACGGTGCAGGCCGGCGGCACGGCCGCCGCTGCCCTGTCGCTGAGCACCGGTCCCACCAGCGCGGCCACCGCCAGCCGGCGCGACCGCAGCCGCACCGAGGCCTCGGCCCCGGAGTCGGCGTCGATGCTCACCCCCGACCGGTTACTCGAGGTGAACCGGCGCACCCGCCGCGCCCCCAACGGCGGTTGGAACCGGTTCATCTACAACGCCTCGTTCCACCTGATCAACCTCGGCGACTCCGCGGCGGTGCGGGCGCACCAGGCCATGGACGAACGCATCCGCAAGGAGTTCGAGGGCGGTGCCCGCTTCGTGCCGATCCTCACCCGCAAGGGCGGCGTCGGCAAGACCACCGTCACGGCTCTGCTGGGCATGGCGCTGGCCGACGCCAGGGAAGACCGCATCATCGCCGTCGACGCCAACCCGGACCGGGGCACTCTCTCCGAGCGGGTGAGCAAACAGACCAGGTCAACGGTGCGCGACGTCGTCACCAAGGCCGCGTCCATCGGCGGATTCACCGACTTCTCCGCCCTCGTCTCCCGCGACGAGACCCGGCTCGACATCCTCGCCAGCGACACCGACCCGCTCCTGTCTGAGGCCTTCGACGAGAACGACTACAACGTCGTCGCCGACCTCGCGGCCCGGTTCTACTCGATCGTGCTCACCGACTGCGGAACCGGCATCGTGCACTCCGTGATGCGCGCGACCCTGCAGCGGGCGGACTCCATCGTGATCGTCTCCGGCGGCAGCGTCGACGAGGCCCGGCTGGCCTCTGAGACGCTCACCTGGCTGGAGGCCAACGGCTACGGCGACCTCGTGCGGAACGCCATCGTCGCGTTGAACACCGCCACCCAGGGCACCAACCTGGTCAAGCTCGAAGAGATCGAGTCGCACTTCCAGTCGCGGGTGCGCGAGATCGTGCGCATCCCGTACGACCCGCAGCTGGCCGCGGGCAGCGTGGTGTCGTACAAGGACCTCAAGCCCATCACCCGTCTGGCCGCCCGCACCCTCGCCGCCCTCGTCGTCGAGGGACTGCCGGCCGAGCGCCGCGCCTGAGCGTCACCGCGGCAGCACCACCGAATCATCACCACCGAATCACCCGTCCCGTCCCGAAGAGAGTCACCCCGTGCCCGAACGCCAGATCCGCCTGCTGGGCGACCCCGTCCTCAAGACCCGCTCTGAGCCGATCGGAACCATCGACGCGCGGGTGCGCAGCCTCGTCGAAGACCTCCTCGACAGCGTGAAGCTGCCCGGCCGGGCCGGCGTCGCGGCCGCCCAGATCGGCGTGAACCTGCGCGCCTTCAGCTACAACATCGACGGGGACATCGGCTACATCCTCAACCCCGTCCTGGTGGAGCTGGCGGGGGAGCCGGAACTGGTCGACGAGGGCTGCCTGTCGGTGCCTGGGCTCTGGTACCCCACCAAGCGGTACCCGTTCGCCAGGGTAACCGGCATCGACCTCGACGGCAATCCGGTGGCTCTCGGCGGTGAGGGGCTCCTGGCGCAGGCGCTGCAGCACGAGACCGACCACCTGGACGGACTTCTCTACCTGGACAGGCTCGACAAGGAGAGCCGCAGGGCGGCGATGAAGGAAGTCCGCGAGTCCGACTGGTTCTAGCGGTCAGTCCTGAACCGACTCCCGCACCTGAACCGCCGCCGTCATCGGGTTGGCGCCGTAGAGGTTTTGGATGTCCGCGGCGAAGTCCCGCAGGATCACGTCGCGCTTGATGCTCATCTTCGGGGTGAGGTAGCCGGCATCCTCGGTGAGTTCGACCGGAAGGATCACGAACTTGCGGATCGATTCCGCCCGCGAGACTGACTCGTTGGCGTGGTCGATGGCGCGCTGCACCTCGGCGAGCACCTTGGGGTGCACTGACGCGTCGATGAGCGACAGGGCGGCATCCTCGTGGTTGTTGTGCAGCCACACCGGCAGCATCTCTGGGTCCAGCGTGACCAGGGCGGCGATGAACGGCTTCTGGTCGCCCACGACCACCACCTGGCCGATGAGCGGATTCGCCCGGATCGGGTCTTCGAGAGCGGCCGGTGCGACGTTCTTGCCGCCGGCGGTCACGATGATCTCCTTCTTGCGCCCGGTGATCGAGAGGAAGCCGTCGTCGTCGAGGTTACCAATGTCACCGGTCTTGAGCCAGCCGTCGTCGAACGCGGCGGTCGTGGCCTCGGGGTTCTGCCAGTACTCGGTGAAGACGTTGACACCCTTCACCTCGATCTCGCCGTCGTCAATGACCCGCACGGACACGCCGGGCAGAGCCGGACCGACAGAACCGATCTTCGACTTCGTGGCGAGGTTCACCGTGGCAGGGGCGGTGGTCTCGGTGAGGCCGTAGCCCTCCAGGATCACGATGCCCAGGCTGTGGAAGAAGTGGCCGAGATGGGCACCGAGCGGGGCCGATCCGGAGACGGCGAACTTCACGTTGCCGCCCATGGCCGTGCGCAGCTTGCTGTAGACCAGCCGGTCGAACAGGGCGAACTTCACCCTCAGGCCCAACGGGATCTTGCTGCCGGTTTCGACCAGCTTGGAGTGCTCGACGGCGACGTCAGAGGCGGCGAGGAAGATCTTGCCCCTGCCGGCGGCTTCCGCCTTCTGCTCGGCGGAGTTGTAGACCTTCTCGAACACCCGGGGGACCGCGAGCAGGAAGGTGGGTTTGAAGCTGCCCAGCGACGGCAACAGCTGGCGGGTGTCGGGCTGGTGGCCCACCCGCACGCCGCCGTGCACGCAGAGCACGGCGATGAAGCGGGCGAAGACGTGCGCCGTGGTGATGAACAGCAGGGTGGATGCGCCGTTCTCATCGGTGAGCACGGGCTTGAGGGCGATGCCGGCGTTGCGGCTGGTCTCCACGAAGTTGCCGTGGCTGAGCACGCAACCCTTGGGCCGGCCGGTGG belongs to Cryobacterium sp. SO2 and includes:
- a CDS encoding peptide deformylase; this translates as MPERQIRLLGDPVLKTRSEPIGTIDARVRSLVEDLLDSVKLPGRAGVAAAQIGVNLRAFSYNIDGDIGYILNPVLVELAGEPELVDEGCLSVPGLWYPTKRYPFARVTGIDLDGNPVALGGEGLLAQALQHETDHLDGLLYLDRLDKESRRAAMKEVRESDWF
- a CDS encoding AMP-dependent synthetase/ligase; amino-acid sequence: MKQFDEPAVVPADPNANVTDLLVDRLALTPNLVLFSRPDGANGWLPVTTREFHAEVVALAKGFVAAGVQPGDKIGLTCKTRYEWTLIDFAVWFAGAVLVPVYETSSPSQIQWILSDSGATSLIVETADHFARFDEVHPDLPDVETVWQIDLGDLDKLAARGVDVPDAEIERRRRLAVSADMATLIYTSGSTGRPKGCVLSHGNFVETSRNAGIALKPVLTDENGASTLLFITTAHVFARFIAVLCVHGGVRVGHQPDTRQLLPSLGSFKPTFLLAVPRVFEKVYNSAEQKAEAAGRGKIFLAASDVAVEHSKLVETGSKIPLGLRVKFALFDRLVYSKLRTAMGGNVKFAVSGSAPLGAHLGHFFHSLGIVILEGYGLTETTAPATVNLATKSKIGSVGPALPGVSVRVIDDGEIEVKGVNVFTEYWQNPEATTAAFDDGWLKTGDIGNLDDDGFLSITGRKKEIIVTAGGKNVAPAALEDPIRANPLIGQVVVVGDQKPFIAALVTLDPEMLPVWLHNNHEDAALSLIDASVHPKVLAEVQRAIDHANESVSRAESIRKFVILPVELTEDAGYLTPKMSIKRDVILRDFAADIQNLYGANPMTAAVQVRESVQD
- a CDS encoding pyruvate carboxylase, which codes for MFTKILVANRGEIAIRAFRAAYELGAKTVAVFPFEDRNSLHRLKADEAYEIGEPGHPVRAYLDVSEIIRVARESGADAIYPGYGFLSENPELAEAAKAAGITFIGPGSHVLEMAGNKVTAKEHAIAAGVPVLKSSAPSRDVEELIAAAEEIGFPIFAKAVAGGGGRGMRRVATMADLRGSLEEAMREANSAFGDPTMFLEQAVLRPRHIEVQILADATGETVHLFERDCSVQRRHQKVIEIAPAPNLPEEIRQRLHKDAVAFARSIGYVNAGTVEFLLDTVGERAGQHVFIEMNPRIQVEHTVTEEVTDVDLVQSQIRIAAGETLADLGLSQDSIKLRGFALQCRITTEDPTSGFRPDTGKITTYRSPGGAGIRLDGGTINPGAQISPHFDSMLAKLTCRGRDYASAVTRSKRALAEFRIRGVSTNISFLQAVLEDPDFANGDLSTSFIDERPQLLRGRASKDRGTKILNWLADVTVNQPNGVPITLMNPAEKLPKIDLSVPAPDGSRQKLQLLGPVGFASALRQQTALAVTDTTFRDAHQSLLATRVRTKDLVAVAPHVARLTPELLSVEAWGGATYDVALRFLGEDPWERLSALREALPNINIQMLLRGRNTVGYTPYPTEVTDAFVREASDTGVDIFRIFDALNDVNQMRPAIDAVLNTGTSVAEVAVCYTGDLLDPAENLYTLDYYLRLADQIVASGAHILAIKDMAGLLRPAAAEKLVTAFRERFDLPVHVHTHDTPGGQLATLLAASRAGADAVDVASAPMGGTTSQPSASSLVAALAHTERDTGISLQNVCDLEPYWEDVRRVYHPFESGLRAPTGRVYKHEIPGGQLSNLRTQAVALGLADDFELIEDMYAAANGILGRVPKVTPSSKVVGDLALYLAAVNADPADFEANPAKYDVPDSVVGFMAGELGDLPGGWPEPFRSKVLEGRNVRVSTTELTEEERTALGADSATRRAMLNQLLFPAPTRHFQQIRELFGDLSVVDTVDYLYGLRQGTEHSVEIDKGVRLYVGLEAIGEADDKGMRTVMTILNGQLRPVFVRDRSIAVVTKAAEKADANQPGQVAAPFSGVVTLQVADGDHVAAGQSVASIEAMKMEAAITSPIAGVVERVAIPTTQQVDAGDLLVVVRPR
- a CDS encoding MinD/ParA family protein; the protein is MSDERTDDAVPHDEGDGQLAPAPMRAGAGAGPDRSGEHDGVVYDAVEYHSELPPHTYDNLASALPESFGAPQVDAGLTRPASARAARPAGAGSAAAVPSAAHPGTHTIEILTPQRIREATPVQAGTVPAGTVQAGGTAAAALSLSTGPTSAATASRRDRSRTEASAPESASMLTPDRLLEVNRRTRRAPNGGWNRFIYNASFHLINLGDSAAVRAHQAMDERIRKEFEGGARFVPILTRKGGVGKTTVTALLGMALADAREDRIIAVDANPDRGTLSERVSKQTRSTVRDVVTKAASIGGFTDFSALVSRDETRLDILASDTDPLLSEAFDENDYNVVADLAARFYSIVLTDCGTGIVHSVMRATLQRADSIVIVSGGSVDEARLASETLTWLEANGYGDLVRNAIVALNTATQGTNLVKLEEIESHFQSRVREIVRIPYDPQLAAGSVVSYKDLKPITRLAARTLAALVVEGLPAERRA